The Maledivibacter sp. sequence TTAGCTCAAGCTAAAGCAGTGATGTTTTTAATAACCGTAGCTGTAATTACCTTAACTCAAATATATTATAGCAAGAAAAGGGAGGTAGAAATGTAATGGAAAATAGTAGGATGAAAAGAATTGGACTACCATTTTTAAGTAGTTTATTGGCAGTATTATTTTTATCCCCCTTATATATAGTATTTACAAATTCCTTCAAAACTCAAAAAGGTATATTTTTAAATGTCATGAGTTTGCCCTTTGGGAAATATTTTAGCCCAGGCAATTATACTGAGTCCTTTAAACAGCTTGATTTTATTCGATCATTTTTTAATTCCTTGTTTATTACAATTTCAAGTACCCTTATAATCATTATATTCGCCTCAATGGCTGCATGGATGCTGGTGAGAACAAAGAGTAAATTCAGTACCTTCTTATTCTTTCTATTTGCCGGGGCCATGCTTATACCCTTTCAATCAGTAATGCTGCCCCTAATAAGGTTAATGGGTAAACTAAATCTTTTAAATCCATTTGGACTTATATTCATGTATCTTGGATTTGGATCGAGCCTCTCTATAATACTATATCATGGTTTTATTAAGGGGATACCAAAGGAATTGGAGGAAGCTGCTACTATAGATGGATGTAATAGATTTGAGGTTTTTTGGTATATTGTATTTCCATTGCTAAAGCCCATAACAGTTACAGTTAGTATTTTAAATGCCATGTGGATATGGAATGATTTTCTATTACCTCAGCTTGTAATTAATAAACCTGAGTGGCATACAATCCCACTTAAGATGTTTTTCTTCTTTGGTCAATTTTCTAAGAAGTGGCATCTAGCATTAGCTGGTCTTGTAATAGCTATGATTCCAATTATTATATTTTATTTATTCGCCCAAAAACATATTGTCAAGGGTGTTACCGACGGGTCTATTAAATAGTTGGAGGGGATAGAAGTGATAGCATATGAAATTATTGATGGGGTGGTAAAATACAGATTTGGGAACCCTATTTCAACCCATGCCGTAGTATTAAAGGGTAATGAAATAAAAAAGCAAGAACTTCGGTATTTTGCCCTAGAAAATAATGAAATCACTAAATTGAAATATAAAATGGACGAAGGAGATATAATCTTAGGACTTGGTGAAAATCAGAAAGGAATAAACAAGCGAGGGGGGATATTTGAAGCCTATTGTTCCGATGATCCAATACATACCCCGAATAAAAAATCATTATATGGAGCCCATAATTTTTTAATAGTAGATGGAACTAATAGATTCGGTATCTTTATTGATTATCCAAGTAAAATTGTGTTTGACATAGGATTTACCCACAAGGATAAACTGGAAATAGCCATACCGAATAAAAATTTTGATTTATATATTATAGATGGTAAAAGCTTAAGGGATATAGTTACAAAGTTTCTAAAAATAATTGGGAAAAGCTATATACCTCCTAAATGGGCCTTTGGATTTCAACAGTCAAGATGGAGTTATCCCGATGCAAGGAAGATATATGAGACAGCAAATAATTTTATAGAAAATGATATACCATGTGACTCCATATATTTGGACATTGATTATATGGAGGATTTTAAAGATTTTACTATTAGCAAGGAGAGATTTCCTCAATTTAAAAGCTTAGTAGGGGAAATAAAGGAAAAAGGATTTAGACTGATTCCAATAATAGATGCTGGGGTGAAAATAGAAGAGGGTTATGAAATCTATGAGGAGGGTATAAAAAAGGGCTATTTCTGCGTTGATGAAAAAGGCGACCCCTTTGTAGCAGCAGTTTGGCCTGGCAAGGTACATTTTCCAGACTTCTTAAATAAAGAAGCTCGTAAATGGTTTGGTCTAAAATACAGGATGCTAATAGATCTAGGTATAGAGGGCTTTTGGAATGATATGAATGAACCGGCCATTTTTTATACTGAGAAGGGTTTAAAAGAGGCTATAGACCATTGTGAGGAATCGAAAAATAAAAATCTGAATATATATTCCTTTTTCGCTTTAAAGGATTCATTTATAAACCTATCAAATAATGCTAGGGACTACAAAGGCTTTTATCATGATATTGATGGTCAGCTTGTGAACCATGATAGTGTCCATAACCTATACGGCTATAACATGACTAAAGCCGCTGCTGAAGGTTTTAAAGAAATAGATTCGAATAAAAGATTTTTGATGTTTTCTAGAGCATCATATATAGGTATGCATAGATATGGAGGGATCTGGACAGGAGATAATCATTCATGGTGGGATCACATACTTCTAAATATAAGGATGATGCCGTCCCTCAATATGTGTGGATTTCTTTATTCTGGTGCAGATACTGGGGGCTTTGGTGGGGATGCAAATGCCCAGTTATTAATAAGGTGGACACAATTCAGTTTATTCACACCACTTTTCCGAAATCATTCTGCAATAGGAACCAGAAAACAAGAGCCCTATGCCTTTGATATAGAGAGTACCGATATACTAAGATCTGCTATAAGATTGAGATATGCACTACTGCCATATATATATTCAGAATACATGAAAGGGGCGAGAAATCACGATGTCTATTTTGCTCCACTCTCATTTGAGTATGATGATAAGTACTCAAAGCATGTTGAGGATCAATTGTTGGTTGGAGCATCTATGATGATATCCCCCATATATGTAGAAAATGCCATTGGAAGGCATGTATGGCTACCCGAAGAAATGCTTTTATGGAAGGCCAATGATTATCATAATAGATATTATAGTATCATGGAAAAAGGTCATACATATATTGATATTAATATAGATGAAATACCAATTTTCATTAGAAAAAATAAAATGATTATCTTTGGTAAGCATGCTAATAATGTTGAAAAGCTAGATAATAAAGAGCTTTATGTAGTAGCCTTTGTTGAGGATAAAGCTAGTTATACCTACTATGATGATGATGGGGTTACCTATGACTTTGATAAAGGTGTATATTCTGAAATTGTTATTGATATTGAGAAAATAGATGGGGATTATAGGGTTGATATCAATAATAAAGGTAATAAATATGTTGAAAAATTAAATTTTGATATTGTAGATTTAAAAGGAAATATCACAAAGAAATCATTGGTGATAAATAAAGGGGACGTAAAATGATTGGAAGGGGTAGTGGA is a genomic window containing:
- a CDS encoding carbohydrate ABC transporter permease, with translation MENSRMKRIGLPFLSSLLAVLFLSPLYIVFTNSFKTQKGIFLNVMSLPFGKYFSPGNYTESFKQLDFIRSFFNSLFITISSTLIIIIFASMAAWMLVRTKSKFSTFLFFLFAGAMLIPFQSVMLPLIRLMGKLNLLNPFGLIFMYLGFGSSLSIILYHGFIKGIPKELEEAATIDGCNRFEVFWYIVFPLLKPITVTVSILNAMWIWNDFLLPQLVINKPEWHTIPLKMFFFFGQFSKKWHLALAGLVIAMIPIIIFYLFAQKHIVKGVTDGSIK
- a CDS encoding DUF5110 domain-containing protein, with the translated sequence MIAYEIIDGVVKYRFGNPISTHAVVLKGNEIKKQELRYFALENNEITKLKYKMDEGDIILGLGENQKGINKRGGIFEAYCSDDPIHTPNKKSLYGAHNFLIVDGTNRFGIFIDYPSKIVFDIGFTHKDKLEIAIPNKNFDLYIIDGKSLRDIVTKFLKIIGKSYIPPKWAFGFQQSRWSYPDARKIYETANNFIENDIPCDSIYLDIDYMEDFKDFTISKERFPQFKSLVGEIKEKGFRLIPIIDAGVKIEEGYEIYEEGIKKGYFCVDEKGDPFVAAVWPGKVHFPDFLNKEARKWFGLKYRMLIDLGIEGFWNDMNEPAIFYTEKGLKEAIDHCEESKNKNLNIYSFFALKDSFINLSNNARDYKGFYHDIDGQLVNHDSVHNLYGYNMTKAAAEGFKEIDSNKRFLMFSRASYIGMHRYGGIWTGDNHSWWDHILLNIRMMPSLNMCGFLYSGADTGGFGGDANAQLLIRWTQFSLFTPLFRNHSAIGTRKQEPYAFDIESTDILRSAIRLRYALLPYIYSEYMKGARNHDVYFAPLSFEYDDKYSKHVEDQLLVGASMMISPIYVENAIGRHVWLPEEMLLWKANDYHNRYYSIMEKGHTYIDINIDEIPIFIRKNKMIIFGKHANNVEKLDNKELYVVAFVEDKASYTYYDDDGVTYDFDKGVYSEIVIDIEKIDGDYRVDINNKGNKYVEKLNFDIVDLKGNITKKSLVINKGDVK